One Siniperca chuatsi isolate FFG_IHB_CAS linkage group LG8, ASM2008510v1, whole genome shotgun sequence DNA segment encodes these proteins:
- the spdl1 gene encoding protein Spindly isoform X2: MAAEEEIQRLRSQLRERDEQVRQAAQAGLDLLNQQMDLQNRLDEQRVEMTNALEALEQDKYSLQKEVELKTRMLESLQSDYDCVKNQQRQQLQEQQEHLERSYSIALNELNNKMLSQQSALEESQLNEKQLRHKLEVQTESLNNKMEELRALNEHTQSSMTSEMMEGQMTIVELENIKVGLEQTLQESQYREQQLELTNSSLQRHLERITEEKEEREKEAVSWFNALEKSRVANRDLQIHLDQILQQAQDPNSKGNSLFAELEDKRAEMERQLISMKVQYQSLQKQHAFSKQQLQRMKVQIATLMQLQGSRADPAQLERLQSMLSEKNGEIQNLMTKLQRLEKVEMMLKSRPANPAPAESGDGQDETYYTDLLQMKLNNTVKDAERLGDELSLQRMKSLSESQRALELERKLFSSERLLKQAQSDKIKLQLRVEELQHKYEPKEAKKNLIQKRKKEKLPVDVIPSSEETTLDKCEQVVAVEMDVTNTADPEGDTSPTAEAVSSTQGSEPEPRPVKCVKISEDDPVVIASSPVTDCREETEENQQQNKREERRKKQRTVEMIHVSSNSSMENQCAQQ; encoded by the exons atggcaGCAGAAGAGGAGATACAGCGGctgaggagccagctgagggaGCGGGACGAGCAGGTCCGTCAGGCTGCCCAAGCTGGTTTGGATCTCCTCAACCAGCAGATGGATCTGCAGAACAGACTGGACGAACAAAGAGTGGAGATGACCAATGCACTCGAG GCCCTCGAGCAAGACAAGTACTCCCTGCAGAAGGAAGTGGAGTTAAAGACTCGGATGCTTGAGTCTCTCCAGTCAGACTATGACTGTGTGAAGAaccagcagagacagcagcttCAGGAACAACAAGAACATCTGGAGAGGAGCTACAGCATAGCACTCAATGAGCTCAACAACAAG aTGCTGAGTCAGCAGTCAGCTCTGGAAGAATCCCAGCTGAATGAGAAACAGCTGAGACACAAACTTGAGGTGCAGACTGAGAGTCTGAATAACAAGATGGAGGAGCTGCGAGCTCTGAATGAACACACCCAGAGCTCCATGACATCTGAGATGATGGAGGGGCAGATGACGATTGTGGAGCTGGAGAACATTAAG GTGGGGTTGGAGCAGACACTGCAGGAATCTCAGTacagagagcagcagctggAGCTGACCAATAGCAGCCTGCAGCGCCACCTGGAGCGAATcacagaggagaaggaggagagagagaaagaggctgtTTCCTGGTTTAATGCATTAGAG AAATCTCGTGTGGCGAACCGGGACCTCCAGATCCATTTGGACCAGATTCTACAGCAGGCCCAGGATCCCAACAGCAAAGGGAACTCCCTGTTTGCTGAG TTGGAGGATAAGCgtgcagagatggagagacagctCATCAGTATGAAGGTCCAGTATCAGTCACTGCAGAAACAGCACGCCTtcagcaaacagcagctgcagcgcATGAAG GTCCAGATAGCCACTCTGATGCAGCTCCAGGGTTCCAGGGCTGATCCTGCTCAGCTGGAGAGGCTTCAGTCCATGCTCTcagagaaaaatggagagatCCAAAATCTAATGACTAAACTGCAGAGACTGGAGAAGGTGGAG ATGATGTTGAAGTCTCGGCCAGCTAATCCTGCTCCAGCAGAAAGCGGTGACGGCCAAGATGAAACTTACTACACTGACCTGCTCCAAATGAAGCTCAACAACACTGT taAGGATGCAGAGCGTCTAGGAGATGAGCTTTCCCTGCAGAGGATGAAATCTTTGTCAGAGAGCCAGAGAGCTTTGGAGTTGGAGAGGAAACTCTTCTCATCTGAACGGCTGCTCAAACAG GCTCAGAGTGACAAGATCAAACTGCAGCTACGAGTAGAGGAGCTACAACACAAATATGAGCCAAAAG AGGCAAAAAAGAATCTGATccagaagagaaagaaggagaagcTTCCTGTTGACGTCATACCCTCCTCTGAGGAAACCACGCTTGACAAGTGCGAGCAGGTTGTCGCCGTGGAGATGGATGTCACAAATACTGCAGACCCTGAAGGGGACACTTCTCCTACAGCTGAGGCAGTGAGCTCCACACAAG GTTCAGAGCCTGAGCCACGGCCTGTGAAGTGTGTGAAGATCAGTGAAGATGATCCTGTTGTGATTGCCAG cTCTCCTGTGACGGACTGTAGAGAGGAGACGGAGGAGAACCAGCAGCAGaacaagagagaggagagaagaaagaaacaaagaacagtAGAAATGATCCATGTCAGCTCCAACAGCAGTATGGAGAACCAATGTGCTCAGCAATAG
- the spdl1 gene encoding protein Spindly isoform X1 — protein sequence MAAEEEIQRLRSQLRERDEQVRQAAQAGLDLLNQQMDLQNRLDEQRVEMTNALEALEQDKYSLQKEVELKTRMLESLQSDYDCVKNQQRQQLQEQQEHLERSYSIALNELNNKMLSQQSALEESQLNEKQLRHKLEVQTESLNNKMEELRALNEHTQSSMTSEMMEGQMTIVELENIKVGLEQTLQESQYREQQLELTNSSLQRHLERITEEKEEREKEAVSWFNALEKSRVANRDLQIHLDQILQQAQDPNSKGNSLFAELEDKRAEMERQLISMKVQYQSLQKQHAFSKQQLQRMKVQIATLMQLQGSRADPAQLERLQSMLSEKNGEIQNLMTKLQRLEKVEMMLKSRPANPAPAESGDGQDETYYTDLLQMKLNNTVKDAERLGDELSLQRMKSLSESQRALELERKLFSSERLLKQAQSDKIKLQLRVEELQHKYEPKEAKKNLIQKRKKEKLPVDVIPSSEETTLDKCEQVVAVEMDVTNTADPEGDTSPTAEAVSSTQGVCFGGSEPEPRPVKCVKISEDDPVVIASSPVTDCREETEENQQQNKREERRKKQRTVEMIHVSSNSSMENQCAQQ from the exons atggcaGCAGAAGAGGAGATACAGCGGctgaggagccagctgagggaGCGGGACGAGCAGGTCCGTCAGGCTGCCCAAGCTGGTTTGGATCTCCTCAACCAGCAGATGGATCTGCAGAACAGACTGGACGAACAAAGAGTGGAGATGACCAATGCACTCGAG GCCCTCGAGCAAGACAAGTACTCCCTGCAGAAGGAAGTGGAGTTAAAGACTCGGATGCTTGAGTCTCTCCAGTCAGACTATGACTGTGTGAAGAaccagcagagacagcagcttCAGGAACAACAAGAACATCTGGAGAGGAGCTACAGCATAGCACTCAATGAGCTCAACAACAAG aTGCTGAGTCAGCAGTCAGCTCTGGAAGAATCCCAGCTGAATGAGAAACAGCTGAGACACAAACTTGAGGTGCAGACTGAGAGTCTGAATAACAAGATGGAGGAGCTGCGAGCTCTGAATGAACACACCCAGAGCTCCATGACATCTGAGATGATGGAGGGGCAGATGACGATTGTGGAGCTGGAGAACATTAAG GTGGGGTTGGAGCAGACACTGCAGGAATCTCAGTacagagagcagcagctggAGCTGACCAATAGCAGCCTGCAGCGCCACCTGGAGCGAATcacagaggagaaggaggagagagagaaagaggctgtTTCCTGGTTTAATGCATTAGAG AAATCTCGTGTGGCGAACCGGGACCTCCAGATCCATTTGGACCAGATTCTACAGCAGGCCCAGGATCCCAACAGCAAAGGGAACTCCCTGTTTGCTGAG TTGGAGGATAAGCgtgcagagatggagagacagctCATCAGTATGAAGGTCCAGTATCAGTCACTGCAGAAACAGCACGCCTtcagcaaacagcagctgcagcgcATGAAG GTCCAGATAGCCACTCTGATGCAGCTCCAGGGTTCCAGGGCTGATCCTGCTCAGCTGGAGAGGCTTCAGTCCATGCTCTcagagaaaaatggagagatCCAAAATCTAATGACTAAACTGCAGAGACTGGAGAAGGTGGAG ATGATGTTGAAGTCTCGGCCAGCTAATCCTGCTCCAGCAGAAAGCGGTGACGGCCAAGATGAAACTTACTACACTGACCTGCTCCAAATGAAGCTCAACAACACTGT taAGGATGCAGAGCGTCTAGGAGATGAGCTTTCCCTGCAGAGGATGAAATCTTTGTCAGAGAGCCAGAGAGCTTTGGAGTTGGAGAGGAAACTCTTCTCATCTGAACGGCTGCTCAAACAG GCTCAGAGTGACAAGATCAAACTGCAGCTACGAGTAGAGGAGCTACAACACAAATATGAGCCAAAAG AGGCAAAAAAGAATCTGATccagaagagaaagaaggagaagcTTCCTGTTGACGTCATACCCTCCTCTGAGGAAACCACGCTTGACAAGTGCGAGCAGGTTGTCGCCGTGGAGATGGATGTCACAAATACTGCAGACCCTGAAGGGGACACTTCTCCTACAGCTGAGGCAGTGAGCTCCACACAAGGTGTGTGCTTTGGAG GTTCAGAGCCTGAGCCACGGCCTGTGAAGTGTGTGAAGATCAGTGAAGATGATCCTGTTGTGATTGCCAG cTCTCCTGTGACGGACTGTAGAGAGGAGACGGAGGAGAACCAGCAGCAGaacaagagagaggagagaagaaagaaacaaagaacagtAGAAATGATCCATGTCAGCTCCAACAGCAGTATGGAGAACCAATGTGCTCAGCAATAG